In the Sulfitobacter pacificus genome, one interval contains:
- a CDS encoding ABC transporter ATP-binding protein, producing MLEFENVSKSYWTGTQHKVILDKVSFKVELGRSLGILAPNGTGKTTLINMMAGLEKPDEGEIRRSCNISFPLGFMGGVVGKVSAMENARYIARLYGLDPDYVESFCRWLCNLGEYFDQPLGTYSTGMRARFCFALMLALDFDMYLIDEGMPASTDVEFNRKAGDILQERLRTTTIIIVAHQAETLQKFARSAAVLLDGQLRMFDTLEEAKQLYDYETQG from the coding sequence ATGCTGGAATTCGAAAATGTTTCAAAGTCCTATTGGACGGGCACCCAGCACAAGGTGATCCTGGACAAGGTCTCGTTCAAGGTTGAACTGGGCCGGTCTTTGGGCATTCTGGCCCCCAATGGCACCGGCAAAACCACGCTGATCAACATGATGGCCGGCCTTGAGAAACCTGACGAAGGCGAAATCCGGCGCAGTTGCAACATTTCCTTTCCACTGGGATTTATGGGCGGTGTTGTCGGCAAAGTGTCTGCGATGGAAAATGCCCGCTATATTGCCCGGCTCTATGGGCTTGACCCGGATTACGTCGAAAGTTTCTGCCGCTGGCTGTGCAACCTTGGCGAATATTTCGACCAACCGCTGGGCACCTATTCCACCGGCATGCGGGCGCGGTTCTGTTTTGCGCTGATGCTGGCGCTTGATTTTGACATGTACCTGATTGACGAGGGCATGCCCGCCTCTACTGATGTGGAGTTCAACCGCAAAGCCGGAGACATCCTGCAGGAACGGCTGCGCACCACCACCATCATCATCGTCGCCCATCAGGCCGAGACTTTGCAAAAATTCGCCCGCTCTGCTGCTGTCCTTCTGGATGGCCAGCTGCGCATGTTCGACACCTTGGAAGAAGCGAAACAGTTGTATGACTACGAAACCCAAGGCTAG
- a CDS encoding capsule biosynthesis protein, producing MTTKPKARKFRIKRNTPTSDAPRQSASAAVPKAVPDPQQPQAQPEAAAPSPAPTPPQAAQPAAPSSTPPREGAVSSAAEVAGETDIDAIRREGLTGRQLRMARRVAQKHDLAPISDFDAVRLLRAKGIDPFERSNMLELVVPQGDGTDGSQQLGRIETTKTQLPQTVPAGGSNLPATEVSPAERRALEISQIQRDISKRRRRKLGLLLVRLAFFVMLPTIAAGYYFYNVATPMYATNSQFLIIQSEGGGGASPFGSILPTQFANSADSIATQAYLQSKDAMLRLDQDVGFKDHFSDEAIDPIQRLEAGATNEEAYKTYKKNVKIGYDPTEGVIRLEVIAGDPNVSASFSESLIKYAEERVNNLSKQKREDGMRDALAGFDTAQQKRRDAQEALIRMQVENGVDPQAEIVAIRTQITTYEGLLIEKELELSALLDNARPNQAKVDGARGDVRRLEEQLEKLKEKMSTSTTGENSLAEQSVRMQLAQTDLAAADMVLQSAQTAMDQARSEAGRQVRYLTVAVEPVAPQEPTYPRKFENTILAFLIFAGIYLMLSLTASILREQVTS from the coding sequence ATGACTACGAAACCCAAGGCTAGAAAATTCCGCATCAAGCGGAATACGCCGACATCCGATGCCCCCCGCCAGAGCGCCTCTGCTGCGGTGCCCAAGGCCGTGCCAGACCCGCAACAGCCACAGGCCCAGCCGGAAGCTGCAGCGCCTTCACCCGCGCCTACGCCACCACAGGCCGCGCAACCGGCTGCGCCCTCCTCCACGCCACCGCGCGAAGGAGCCGTTTCCTCTGCCGCTGAAGTCGCTGGCGAAACTGATATCGACGCGATCCGCCGCGAGGGGCTGACCGGGCGTCAGCTGCGCATGGCACGACGGGTTGCACAAAAACACGATCTGGCACCGATCTCTGATTTTGATGCCGTGCGTTTGCTGCGTGCAAAAGGAATTGATCCCTTTGAACGCTCAAACATGCTTGAACTTGTCGTTCCTCAGGGGGACGGCACGGATGGTTCCCAGCAATTGGGCCGGATCGAAACCACCAAAACCCAATTGCCGCAAACAGTGCCCGCCGGTGGCAGCAACCTTCCTGCTACAGAGGTCAGCCCGGCAGAACGCCGCGCGCTTGAAATCTCGCAAATCCAGCGTGACATTTCCAAGCGCAGACGGCGCAAACTGGGCCTTTTGCTGGTGCGTCTGGCGTTTTTCGTCATGTTGCCAACCATTGCCGCCGGCTATTATTTCTACAATGTGGCAACCCCGATGTACGCCACCAACAGCCAATTTCTGATCATTCAAAGCGAAGGCGGCGGCGGGGCCAGCCCGTTTGGCAGCATCCTGCCGACACAATTTGCAAACTCTGCCGACAGCATCGCCACACAGGCCTATCTGCAATCCAAAGACGCCATGTTGCGTCTGGATCAGGATGTCGGTTTCAAGGATCACTTTTCCGATGAAGCGATCGATCCTATCCAGAGGTTGGAAGCCGGGGCCACCAATGAAGAGGCTTATAAGACCTACAAAAAGAATGTGAAAATCGGCTATGATCCCACGGAAGGAGTAATCCGCCTGGAAGTTATCGCAGGTGATCCGAATGTATCCGCCTCTTTCTCTGAAAGCCTGATCAAATATGCCGAAGAGCGGGTGAACAACCTGTCCAAACAGAAACGCGAAGACGGCATGCGGGACGCTTTGGCCGGCTTTGACACGGCGCAACAGAAACGCCGCGATGCGCAAGAGGCCCTGATCCGCATGCAGGTTGAAAACGGCGTTGATCCGCAGGCCGAGATTGTCGCGATCCGCACCCAGATCACCACCTATGAGGGGTTGTTGATCGAAAAGGAACTTGAGTTGTCCGCCCTTCTGGACAACGCCCGCCCCAACCAGGCCAAGGTGGACGGCGCACGCGGCGATGTCCGCCGCCTTGAGGAACAGCTGGAAAAGCTGAAGGAAAAGATGAGCACGTCGACCACGGGTGAAAATTCGCTGGCAGAGCAATCCGTGCGCATGCAACTGGCACAAACCGATCTGGCCGCCGCCGACATGGTCCTGCAATCCGCCCAGACCGCCATGGATCAGGCCCGCTCCGAAGCGGGCCGGCAGGTACGCTATCTGACCGTTGCGGTTGAACCCGTTGCTCCGCAGGAACCCACCTATCCGCGTAAATTCGAAAACACGATCTTGGCTTTCCTGATCTTTGCAGGCATCTACCTTATGTTGTCCCTGACAGCGTCGATCCTCAGAGAACAGGTAACTTCATGA
- a CDS encoding ArsR/SmtB family transcription factor yields the protein MKTESQSLPPLTLAAASFAALGSEQRLSVLRSLVRAGPDGLSIGELGERTGVTGSTLTHHLKMLNAAGLVRQQRQGRSTICAAVAYAEVQALAHFLLTECCADAAAPCKDHDHG from the coding sequence ATGAAAACAGAATCGCAATCCCTTCCGCCTCTTACCCTTGCCGCTGCCAGCTTTGCCGCGCTTGGGTCCGAACAACGCCTTTCCGTCTTGCGCAGCCTTGTGCGTGCGGGGCCTGACGGGCTGAGCATTGGCGAACTTGGCGAACGCACGGGTGTCACTGGTTCCACCCTGACCCACCACCTCAAAATGTTGAACGCCGCTGGATTGGTCCGGCAGCAACGTCAGGGCCGCAGCACCATTTGTGCAGCGGTCGCCTATGCCGAGGTCCAGGCCTTGGCACATTTCCTTCTCACTGAATGCTGCGCAGATGCCGCCGCCCCCTGCAAGGACCATGATCATGGCTGA
- a CDS encoding phosphoribosylanthranilate isomerase: protein MPSNINVKICGVTRAQDIDASVKAGARYIGLNFFPKSPRYATLEQAQALALGTAEGICKVGLVVNPTDAELDALTGTVPLDMIQLHGGETPERVAEIKQRYGLPVMKAVGVAGADDLLALDRYTQVADQLLVDTKPPKDAALPGGNGLAFDWSLIAGRRWSLPWMLAGGLNADTVAEAIRVTGARQVDLSSAVESAPGVKDAGLIQAFCDAALAD, encoded by the coding sequence ATGCCCTCGAACATCAATGTAAAGATTTGCGGCGTCACGCGGGCGCAGGATATTGACGCCTCGGTCAAGGCTGGTGCGCGCTATATCGGTCTGAACTTTTTCCCCAAATCGCCACGCTATGCCACGCTGGAGCAGGCGCAGGCATTGGCGCTGGGCACGGCCGAGGGGATCTGCAAGGTGGGTTTGGTTGTGAACCCGACAGATGCAGAGCTGGACGCGCTGACAGGGACAGTGCCGCTTGATATGATCCAACTGCACGGGGGCGAAACGCCAGAGCGGGTGGCCGAGATCAAGCAGCGCTACGGTTTGCCAGTGATGAAGGCGGTTGGTGTGGCCGGGGCAGATGATCTGCTGGCACTGGACCGCTATACACAGGTGGCGGATCAGCTGCTGGTGGATACCAAGCCGCCGAAAGACGCGGCTCTGCCGGGTGGGAATGGTCTGGCCTTTGACTGGAGTTTGATTGCCGGACGGCGCTGGAGCCTGCCGTGGATGCTGGCTGGCGGGTTGAACGCCGACACAGTGGCCGAGGCGATCCGGGTGACAGGGGCGCGGCAGGTTGATCTGTCATCCGCAGTGGAATCGGCACCGGGGGTGAAGGATGCCGGTTTGATACAGGCGTTTTGTGACGCTGCCCTTGCAGATTGA
- the rpsA gene encoding 30S ribosomal protein S1, with product MHIQDRRRQPHGQKQDLKETYNYMSNAMDEFEALLNESFEMDTPEEGSVVKGKVIAIEAGQAIIDVGYKMEGRVELKEFADPGESPKIAVGDEVEVFLRQVENSRGEAVISREMARREEAWDRLEKAYAAEERVEGAIFGRVKGGFTVDLGGAVAFLPGSQVDVRPVRDAGPLMGLKQPFQVLKMDRRRGNIVVSRRAILEESRAEQRAEVIGNLTEGQEVDGVVKNITEYGAFVDLGGVDGLLHVTDMAWRRVNHPSEILAIGETIKVQVIKINKETHRISLGMKQLQEDPWDLVAAKYPLESSHTGRVTNITDYGAFVELEPGVEGLVHVSEMSWTKKNVHPGKIVSTSQEVEVMVLEIDGAKRRVSLGLKQTMRNPWEVFAETHPEGTEVEGEVKNITEFGLFVGLEGDIDGMVHLSDLSWDQRGEEAIQDYRKGDTVQAVVSEVDVEKERISLSIKGVGGDKFAEAVGGVKRGSVVTVTVTSIEDGGIEVEYEGMKAFIRRSDLSRDRAEQRPERFSVGDKVDVRITNVDAKAHRLGVSIKAREIAEEKEAVEQYGSSDSGASLGDILGAALKGDE from the coding sequence ATTCACATCCAAGACCGGCGGAGACAACCGCACGGCCAGAAACAAGACCTAAAGGAAACGTATAACTACATGTCAAATGCTATGGACGAATTTGAAGCCCTTTTGAATGAGAGCTTCGAGATGGACACCCCCGAAGAGGGTTCCGTTGTTAAAGGCAAGGTGATCGCAATTGAAGCGGGCCAGGCCATCATCGACGTCGGCTACAAAATGGAAGGCCGTGTCGAGCTTAAAGAATTTGCTGATCCCGGCGAATCCCCAAAAATTGCTGTTGGCGACGAAGTCGAAGTCTTCCTTCGTCAGGTCGAAAACTCCCGCGGTGAAGCGGTTATCTCCCGCGAGATGGCCCGTCGTGAGGAAGCATGGGATCGTCTGGAAAAAGCCTATGCAGCAGAAGAGCGCGTCGAAGGCGCAATCTTTGGCCGCGTCAAAGGTGGTTTCACTGTGGATCTTGGCGGCGCTGTTGCGTTCTTGCCCGGCTCTCAGGTTGATGTGCGCCCCGTGCGCGATGCTGGCCCATTGATGGGTCTCAAGCAGCCGTTCCAGGTTCTGAAAATGGACCGTCGTCGTGGCAACATCGTTGTTTCGCGTCGTGCGATCCTTGAAGAATCACGTGCCGAGCAGCGTGCCGAAGTGATCGGCAACCTGACCGAAGGTCAGGAAGTTGACGGTGTGGTCAAGAACATCACCGAATACGGTGCGTTTGTTGATCTGGGCGGTGTTGACGGCCTGTTGCACGTTACAGACATGGCATGGCGCCGTGTGAACCACCCGTCCGAGATCCTCGCCATCGGCGAAACGATCAAGGTACAGGTCATCAAGATCAACAAAGAGACACACCGTATCTCCTTGGGCATGAAGCAGTTGCAGGAAGATCCATGGGATCTGGTTGCAGCGAAATACCCGCTGGAATCCTCGCACACCGGTCGTGTCACCAACATCACCGATTACGGTGCCTTTGTTGAGCTGGAGCCGGGCGTTGAAGGTCTGGTTCACGTGTCCGAAATGTCTTGGACCAAAAAGAACGTACACCCGGGCAAGATCGTGTCTACGTCTCAGGAAGTCGAAGTCATGGTTCTGGAAATCGATGGTGCCAAGCGCCGCGTTTCACTTGGCCTCAAGCAGACCATGCGCAACCCATGGGAAGTGTTTGCAGAAACACACCCTGAGGGCACGGAAGTCGAAGGCGAAGTCAAAAACATCACCGAATTCGGTCTGTTTGTTGGCCTCGAAGGCGACATCGACGGCATGGTGCACCTGTCCGACCTGTCATGGGACCAGCGTGGCGAAGAAGCCATTCAGGACTATCGCAAGGGCGACACAGTTCAGGCCGTTGTTTCCGAAGTTGACGTTGAGAAAGAGCGCATCAGCCTCTCGATCAAAGGTGTCGGCGGTGACAAGTTCGCAGAAGCAGTGGGCGGCGTGAAGCGCGGTTCTGTTGTGACTGTGACCGTGACCTCCATCGAGGATGGCGGCATCGAAGTGGAATATGAAGGTATGAAAGCCTTCATCCGCCGCTCCGATCTGTCGCGTGACCGTGCCGAACAGCGCCCAGAGCGTTTCTCGGTTGGTGACAAGGTCGACGTGCGCATCACAAATGTGGATGCAAAAGCACACCGTCTTGGCGTCTCGATCAAAGCGCGTGAAATCGCAGAAGAGAAAGAAGCGGTTGAGCAGTATGGCTCCTCTGACTCCGGTGCATCCTTGGGTGATATCCTTGGTGCCGCTCTGAAGGGCGACGAATAA
- a CDS encoding phosphomannomutase/phosphoglucomutase codes for MSKPAPSVSQNTWEFLRDAMITPTGFREYDARWKYPDDINLPGITALGLGLGTQMHRRGIEPVIAVGNDYRDYSLSIKNALMLGLMQAGIHVKDIGPAVSPMAYFAQFHLNAPAVAMVTASHNPNGWTGVKMGFERPLTHGPEEMAELRDIVLTGQGQPRDGGKYEFVDGVRAAYLDDLVGDFKMTRKLKVVCATGNGTASAFGPELFKRIGVEVVDSHNTLDYTFPNYNPNPEAMEMLHDMSASVKASGADFALGFDGDGDRCGVVDDEGEEIFADKVGVIMARDLAKLYPNATFVADVKSTGLFASDPELQKHGIKADYWKTGHSHMKRRVKEIGALAGFEKSGHYFLAEPIGRGYDCGMRVAVEICKLMDRNPEMSMSDLRKALPQTWATPTMSPYASDEDKYDILDRIVAKLVAKRDAGEEIAGRNIKEVVTVNGARLILDNGAWGLVRASSNTPNLVVVCESPESEAEMRAIFKDLDTVIRTEPGVGEYDQTI; via the coding sequence GTGAGCAAACCCGCCCCTTCCGTTTCTCAGAACACCTGGGAATTCCTGCGTGACGCAATGATCACACCCACCGGTTTCCGCGAATATGACGCCCGCTGGAAATACCCTGACGACATCAACCTGCCAGGCATCACCGCCCTTGGCCTTGGCCTTGGCACCCAGATGCACCGCCGTGGCATCGAGCCGGTGATCGCGGTTGGCAATGACTATCGCGACTACTCGCTGTCGATCAAAAATGCGCTGATGCTGGGGTTGATGCAGGCCGGTATCCACGTCAAGGACATTGGCCCTGCCGTGTCCCCCATGGCCTATTTTGCACAGTTCCACCTGAATGCCCCTGCCGTCGCCATGGTCACCGCCTCGCATAACCCAAACGGCTGGACCGGCGTGAAGATGGGGTTCGAACGCCCCCTCACCCATGGTCCTGAGGAAATGGCCGAATTGCGCGACATCGTGCTGACAGGCCAGGGCCAGCCACGCGATGGCGGCAAATACGAATTTGTTGACGGTGTGCGCGCGGCCTATCTTGACGATCTGGTGGGTGATTTCAAAATGACCCGCAAGCTCAAGGTGGTCTGCGCCACGGGCAACGGCACCGCCTCCGCCTTTGGTCCCGAACTCTTCAAACGGATAGGTGTCGAAGTGGTCGATAGCCACAACACCCTTGACTACACCTTCCCCAACTACAATCCCAATCCCGAAGCCATGGAGATGCTGCACGACATGAGCGCCTCCGTGAAAGCCTCCGGCGCTGACTTCGCGCTTGGTTTTGACGGTGACGGCGACCGCTGCGGCGTGGTGGATGATGAGGGCGAGGAAATATTCGCCGACAAGGTCGGCGTCATCATGGCCCGCGATCTGGCCAAACTCTATCCCAATGCAACCTTTGTCGCGGATGTGAAATCAACCGGCCTCTTTGCGTCGGACCCAGAGCTTCAGAAACACGGCATCAAAGCCGACTACTGGAAAACCGGCCACAGCCATATGAAACGACGCGTCAAGGAAATCGGCGCATTGGCGGGTTTTGAAAAATCCGGTCACTACTTCCTCGCCGAACCCATCGGGCGCGGCTACGACTGCGGCATGCGGGTGGCGGTGGAAATCTGCAAACTGATGGACCGCAACCCCGAGATGTCCATGTCCGACCTGCGCAAAGCGCTGCCGCAAACATGGGCCACCCCCACCATGTCACCCTATGCATCAGACGAGGATAAATATGACATCCTTGACCGCATTGTCGCCAAGCTGGTCGCCAAACGCGATGCCGGCGAAGAGATCGCCGGCCGCAACATCAAGGAAGTGGTCACCGTCAACGGCGCGCGCCTGATCCTCGACAATGGCGCATGGGGCCTTGTACGGGCCTCCTCCAACACGCCCAACCTTGTTGTGGTCTGCGAAAGCCCCGAATCCGAAGCGGAAATGCGGGCGATCTTCAAAGATCTTGATACGGTCATCCGCACCGAACCCGGCGTTGGCGAATATGACCAGACCATCTAA
- a CDS encoding LapA family protein — protein sequence MRYVRYLCIAIFAVALISVALANRGLVTLQVLPQEVAGWFAVNPSVQLPLFLVILGSIVAGLLVGFVWEWIREYGERAEKARLARETRKLEREIARLKGEKHQGKDEVLALLDEAS from the coding sequence ATGCGTTACGTACGTTACCTGTGCATCGCGATTTTTGCCGTGGCGCTGATTTCGGTTGCTTTGGCGAACCGTGGGCTAGTGACTTTGCAGGTGCTGCCGCAAGAGGTTGCTGGCTGGTTCGCGGTGAATCCTTCCGTGCAGTTGCCGCTGTTTCTGGTGATCCTTGGCAGCATCGTTGCTGGTCTCTTGGTCGGGTTTGTCTGGGAATGGATCCGCGAATACGGCGAACGGGCTGAAAAGGCGCGGCTGGCACGTGAAACCCGCAAGCTGGAACGCGAGATTGCGCGGCTGAAGGGCGAAAAGCATCAGGGCAAGGATGAGGTCCTTGCGCTGTTGGACGAGGCCAGCTGA
- the ihfB gene encoding integration host factor subunit beta: MIRSELIQKIADENPHLYQRDVERIVNTIFDEITTAMSGGNRVELRGFGAFSVKKRDARVGRNPRTGETVHVEEKHVPFFKTGKLLRDRLNGNT, from the coding sequence ATGATCCGGTCGGAATTGATCCAGAAGATTGCAGATGAGAATCCACATCTTTACCAACGCGATGTCGAACGGATTGTGAACACCATCTTTGACGAGATCACGACAGCGATGTCGGGTGGCAACCGTGTCGAATTGCGTGGCTTTGGGGCCTTTTCGGTCAAGAAGCGTGACGCCCGTGTGGGCCGCAACCCGCGGACCGGGGAAACGGTACATGTGGAAGAAAAACACGTGCCGTTTTTCAAGACCGGCAAGCTGCTGCGTGATCGCCTGAACGGGAATACCTGA
- a CDS encoding permease has protein sequence MADTTQSHSTPSGTLFKRWNPGAWGVIALILALVAIFAPDTLVETVSFTLKALAGTAPFIAFAVLAVAFLKASGAETLLARAFEGNPARMIVMAALLGGLSPFCSCEVIPFIAALLAVGAPLGAVMAFWLASPLMDPAMFAITSGTLGFDFALAKTVAAVSLGMFGGFGVMLMANTAIFANPLREAPATSSCCSSAKPFSGAPVWQFWKESDRRVTFADTARSNALFLTKWLTLAYLIEALMLRYVPADLIASFLGGTGIMPILLGALVGAPAYLNGYAAVPLIDALLAQGMSNGAAMSFVIAGGVSCIPAAIAVWALVKPRVFAAYLGFALTGAIVAGLVWQAIA, from the coding sequence ATGGCTGATACCACCCAATCTCACAGCACCCCTTCCGGCACCCTGTTCAAACGCTGGAACCCCGGTGCCTGGGGTGTCATTGCCCTGATCCTTGCCTTGGTTGCAATTTTTGCCCCCGACACTCTGGTCGAAACCGTTTCATTCACCCTCAAGGCCCTCGCCGGCACTGCCCCTTTCATTGCTTTCGCGGTGCTTGCGGTGGCGTTCCTCAAAGCGTCGGGGGCTGAAACCTTGCTGGCCCGTGCCTTTGAAGGCAATCCGGCGCGTATGATCGTGATGGCCGCACTGCTGGGCGGGCTGTCGCCGTTTTGCTCTTGCGAGGTCATCCCGTTTATCGCAGCACTTCTGGCGGTCGGAGCCCCCTTGGGTGCTGTCATGGCCTTTTGGCTGGCCTCGCCCCTGATGGACCCTGCGATGTTCGCAATCACATCCGGCACTCTGGGCTTTGACTTTGCCCTTGCCAAAACTGTGGCGGCTGTCAGCCTTGGCATGTTTGGTGGATTTGGGGTCATGTTGATGGCCAATACCGCGATCTTTGCCAATCCTCTGCGTGAAGCCCCGGCCACAAGCAGCTGTTGTTCCTCTGCAAAACCGTTTTCCGGCGCACCGGTCTGGCAGTTCTGGAAGGAAAGCGACCGCCGCGTGACCTTTGCCGATACAGCCCGCAGCAATGCACTGTTCCTCACCAAATGGCTGACCCTTGCCTATTTGATCGAAGCGTTGATGCTGCGCTATGTACCGGCAGATCTGATTGCAAGCTTCCTTGGCGGCACTGGTATCATGCCGATCCTGCTGGGCGCGTTAGTTGGTGCACCGGCCTACCTGAACGGATATGCTGCTGTGCCTCTTATCGATGCACTGCTGGCACAGGGAATGAGCAACGGGGCTGCAATGTCCTTTGTCATTGCTGGCGGGGTCAGCTGTATTCCTGCCGCCATCGCGGTCTGGGCACTGGTGAAACCACGCGTCTTTGCCGCTTATCTGGGGTTTGCCCTGACCGGTGCCATCGTCGCAGGTCTGGTCTGGCAGGCCATCGCCTGA
- the kdsA gene encoding 3-deoxy-8-phosphooctulonate synthase — translation MTQVTIGDVIIGNDRPLTVIAGPCQLESETHAQMIAGQLKEACAAVGAQYVFKASYDKANRTSLAGIRGLGIDEGLKVLQSVARANDVPVLTDVHTEAQCAIAAEVVDILQIPAFLCRQTDMLLAAGNTGKVVNVKKGQWLAPWEMGNIVDKIESTGNERILLTERGTSFGYNTLVADMRSLPQMAQTGYPVVMDATHSVAQPGGLGGSSGGQREFAPVMARAAVAIGVAAVFLETHENPDKAPSDGPNSIYLDQMPNLIATLMKFDALAKKHPLTF, via the coding sequence ATGACCCAGGTCACAATTGGTGATGTCATCATTGGCAACGACCGTCCGCTGACGGTCATCGCTGGCCCATGCCAACTCGAAAGCGAAACCCACGCGCAGATGATTGCGGGCCAGCTGAAAGAGGCCTGTGCCGCCGTTGGCGCGCAATATGTGTTCAAGGCCAGCTATGACAAGGCCAACCGCACCTCCCTTGCCGGCATTCGCGGCTTGGGCATCGACGAGGGCCTAAAGGTTCTGCAATCTGTTGCCCGTGCCAATGATGTGCCGGTGCTGACAGACGTGCACACCGAAGCGCAATGCGCGATTGCCGCCGAGGTTGTGGACATCCTGCAAATTCCTGCCTTCCTGTGTCGCCAGACCGACATGCTTCTGGCGGCAGGTAACACTGGCAAAGTGGTGAATGTGAAAAAAGGCCAATGGCTTGCCCCTTGGGAAATGGGCAACATTGTCGACAAGATTGAATCAACCGGCAATGAACGCATCCTGCTGACCGAGCGTGGCACCTCCTTTGGCTATAATACCCTTGTAGCGGACATGCGTTCGCTGCCGCAAATGGCGCAGACCGGATATCCCGTGGTGATGGATGCCACCCATTCTGTCGCCCAACCCGGTGGCCTTGGTGGGTCTTCCGGTGGCCAACGCGAATTCGCCCCAGTGATGGCGCGGGCCGCAGTCGCCATTGGCGTTGCCGCAGTATTTCTTGAAACACATGAGAACCCCGATAAGGCACCCAGCGACGGGCCCAACTCCATCTATCTTGACCAGATGCCAAACCTCATCGCAACGCTGATGAAATTTGATGCCCTGGCCAAGAAACATCCCCTGACATTCTAA